The following are encoded in a window of Synechococcus sp. PCC 7335 genomic DNA:
- a CDS encoding ParA family protein, which yields MSELKIVLAILANAGGVGKTTLTVHLAQALSEMGLSVGLIDLDPQRALDVFCGLPPADYDRSIAKALVKGQREPLSFIPVWGSDRIEICQGHPAMSQMADELVVRRRGEYALADRLKSSPTKHDILILDCPATLGKICENAVAASTHVLVPIQLEMKSISGVADLVQWLIGITEELQLDPPPPVLGLVPSLYDKTKSIHRQYLQQLPEVAQQLRIKVYPEVRDSAEFKNSSALGLPIQKHRPKHKASQDFQVLARDIAMLSKEKLNA from the coding sequence ATGTCTGAGTTAAAAATTGTTCTTGCCATTCTCGCTAATGCAGGAGGCGTTGGGAAAACGACTTTGACTGTTCACCTAGCTCAAGCACTTTCGGAGATGGGGCTTTCTGTTGGTTTGATAGACCTTGATCCGCAAAGAGCTTTGGATGTTTTCTGTGGGCTTCCCCCAGCAGACTATGACCGCTCCATAGCTAAAGCCCTGGTCAAAGGTCAACGCGAACCCTTATCGTTTATTCCAGTATGGGGCAGTGACAGGATAGAAATATGCCAAGGTCATCCGGCTATGTCTCAGATGGCAGATGAGCTAGTGGTTAGGCGTAGAGGAGAGTATGCTCTTGCTGACCGTTTGAAATCAAGCCCTACAAAGCACGACATCTTGATACTGGACTGCCCCGCCACGTTAGGGAAGATTTGTGAGAATGCTGTGGCCGCCAGCACTCATGTGCTGGTTCCAATCCAGCTAGAGATGAAATCAATATCTGGTGTCGCAGACTTAGTTCAGTGGCTGATAGGAATTACAGAAGAGCTGCAACTCGATCCGCCGCCGCCGGTTCTAGGATTAGTTCCTAGTCTCTACGACAAGACAAAGAGTATTCACCGTCAATACCTACAGCAATTGCCAGAGGTGGCTCAACAGTTACGAATCAAGGTTTACCCAGAGGTTCGTGACTCCGCTGAGTTTAAGAATTCAAGCGCATTAGGTTTGCCGATTCAAAAGCACCGACCAAAGCACAAAGCTAGTCAGGATTTTCAAGTTCTAGCTCGTGATATAGCTATGCTTTCAAAGGAGAAGTTGAATGCCTAG
- a CDS encoding pentapeptide repeat-containing protein encodes MSRNALVVGISCYQQLSPLTAPVKDAEAIAQRLEQASDFKVQRLPERILEAGEGKQEPAVSATQPVTQRQLKQVLKQLFLPDSQQLPETALFYFSGHGLASDDGHDKGYLATSDTDPNSPVPGLPLGWLHWLLSASPVRQQVIWLDCCHSGSLIVNVDAANPGSGGSRHRCFIASSRDFESSWEDLNSPYSVLTKALLTGLEPDRLSENSVNSFDLVAHVSRALKGDLQTPVCTSFGEAIELTRSGQATRPQPEATQVDSGICPYKGLEFFDCNDEDPQYFFGRERLVSQLVNHVRTRPFLSLVGASGNGKSSVLRAGLIHQLKLGKRVAGSEQWQILITRPDAQPMKNLAAAFVPLSGSQLDRAEALGRAEGLLKEGSAGLQRLVQASTAPRTVLVIDQFEEVFTRCEDDEDRLQFFDCLIGVLSACGDQLCLVIAMRADFVGKCLAQDYAGLAQQIQQNMVSVLPLTAEELRTAICKPAEQVGLSVEPDLVAAITKETKAAPGSLPLLQYTLKALWQRQSDGQLRLSDYLTLGGIEGTLDQRATEVYDRFDADEKRTVQHIFQQLTQLGEGTEDTRRRVFLENLIAEPLHSAQRVRSVVDTLANPKNRLLVTSEVVSKGSSLERRAIVDVAHEALIRHWRLLRQWIEQNRDLLRQQRRIEASTVTWQAREQARGYLLQGIPLAEAIQFREQQADAFPLSEAAKAFIKKSVWYRRRSRLKTASWLIIPAVIVVGLVEYNVRETRVKSNYVSLGSDNKIEQKQAVQDLVAGCWAQRRYSADVPRYLLERRFGNCRSLEQTNLSGADLSHVDLRDADLRDADLSHVDLSGADLSHADLSHADLFNADLFNADLSFAVLNSTDLIGADLSFAVLNSTDLIGADLSHADLSYANLSDADLIGADLSHVDLRDADLSDADLSDADLSHVDLRDADLNSTDLRQTILLNTDLRLNESMKPQQLANAQQPLICNSPLPPDIELEGGVNRDCDRLPAVLIERYPSGFETLKEAEDYVLNARQKTWE; translated from the coding sequence ATGAGTCGTAACGCTCTAGTTGTTGGTATTAGCTGCTATCAACAGTTAAGTCCACTCACTGCACCTGTAAAAGACGCTGAGGCGATCGCGCAGCGGCTAGAGCAAGCTAGTGACTTCAAAGTGCAGCGGCTGCCAGAGCGTATCCTCGAAGCTGGAGAAGGAAAGCAAGAACCCGCTGTATCCGCAACGCAGCCAGTAACCCAGCGACAGCTCAAGCAAGTGTTGAAGCAGCTGTTTCTACCGGACAGTCAGCAGCTACCAGAGACGGCGCTTTTCTACTTCTCCGGTCATGGCCTAGCCAGTGATGACGGCCATGACAAAGGTTACTTAGCTACTAGCGATACAGACCCCAACAGCCCGGTTCCTGGACTGCCGTTAGGCTGGCTGCACTGGCTGCTGTCCGCAAGCCCAGTCAGACAGCAAGTCATCTGGCTAGACTGCTGCCATAGCGGTTCGCTAATCGTCAATGTAGATGCCGCCAACCCCGGCAGTGGCGGCAGTCGTCATCGCTGTTTTATTGCCTCTTCTCGTGACTTTGAAAGCTCGTGGGAAGACCTCAACAGTCCATACAGTGTTTTAACCAAAGCGTTGCTAACAGGGCTAGAGCCAGACCGACTGTCTGAAAACAGCGTTAACTCCTTTGACTTAGTTGCCCATGTTAGTCGGGCACTTAAGGGCGATTTGCAAACGCCAGTCTGTACTAGCTTCGGTGAAGCGATTGAGCTGACTAGAAGCGGGCAGGCTACCCGGCCCCAGCCAGAAGCTACACAGGTAGACAGCGGCATCTGTCCATACAAAGGCTTAGAGTTCTTTGACTGTAATGACGAAGATCCTCAATACTTCTTTGGCCGCGAGCGGTTGGTCAGTCAGCTAGTCAATCATGTGAGAACCCGCCCGTTTCTATCGCTAGTCGGTGCCTCTGGCAACGGTAAGTCTTCTGTTTTGAGAGCTGGACTCATCCATCAGCTCAAGCTAGGGAAGCGGGTAGCGGGCAGCGAGCAGTGGCAGATTCTGATTACTCGGCCAGACGCACAGCCGATGAAAAACCTGGCTGCGGCCTTTGTGCCGTTGTCGGGTTCGCAGCTAGATCGCGCCGAAGCGCTAGGACGGGCCGAGGGTTTGTTGAAAGAAGGGAGTGCGGGCTTACAGCGATTGGTACAAGCCTCTACCGCGCCGCGTACTGTGCTGGTGATTGACCAGTTCGAGGAGGTGTTTACGCGCTGTGAGGATGACGAGGACCGCTTGCAGTTTTTTGACTGTTTGATCGGGGTGCTGTCTGCCTGTGGCGACCAGCTATGTCTGGTAATCGCGATGCGAGCAGACTTTGTAGGGAAGTGTTTGGCTCAAGACTACGCTGGGTTAGCTCAGCAGATTCAGCAGAACATGGTTAGCGTGCTGCCGTTGACCGCAGAAGAGCTACGGACAGCTATTTGTAAACCGGCTGAGCAAGTGGGGCTGAGCGTTGAGCCAGACCTGGTTGCGGCCATCACCAAAGAGACGAAGGCGGCACCCGGTAGTTTGCCTTTGCTGCAATATACGCTTAAAGCGCTCTGGCAGCGGCAATCAGATGGTCAGCTCAGGCTGTCTGATTATCTGACGTTAGGCGGGATAGAAGGCACGTTAGATCAAAGAGCCACTGAGGTCTATGACCGCTTTGACGCCGATGAGAAGCGAACTGTGCAGCATATCTTTCAGCAGCTAACTCAGCTAGGGGAAGGTACTGAAGATACTCGCCGTCGCGTTTTTCTAGAGAACCTGATTGCTGAACCGCTACATTCAGCTCAGCGGGTACGGTCTGTTGTGGATACTCTCGCCAACCCAAAGAACCGACTGCTGGTCACTAGTGAAGTGGTCAGTAAAGGTAGCTCGTTAGAACGCCGAGCGATTGTAGATGTGGCCCATGAAGCACTGATTCGTCACTGGCGATTGCTCAGACAGTGGATAGAGCAGAATCGCGATTTGCTCAGACAGCAGCGACGAATCGAGGCTAGTACGGTGACATGGCAGGCGAGAGAGCAGGCGCGTGGTTACCTGTTGCAGGGAATACCACTGGCAGAAGCGATTCAGTTTCGTGAGCAGCAGGCGGATGCCTTCCCCCTATCAGAGGCAGCTAAAGCGTTTATCAAAAAGAGCGTATGGTACAGGCGGAGAAGTCGGTTGAAGACCGCTAGCTGGCTGATTATCCCGGCAGTCATAGTCGTGGGGTTAGTAGAGTACAACGTGCGCGAGACTAGAGTTAAATCAAATTACGTCAGTTTGGGTAGTGACAATAAGATAGAACAAAAGCAAGCTGTACAGGATTTGGTAGCAGGTTGTTGGGCGCAAAGGCGATATTCAGCAGACGTTCCTAGATATCTTCTAGAACGTCGGTTTGGAAACTGTCGATCGTTAGAACAAACAAACCTCAGCGGCGCAGACCTCAGCCACGTAGATCTCCGCGACGCAGATCTCCGCGACGCCGACCTCAGCCACGTAGACCTCAGCGGCGCAGACCTCAGCCACGCAGACCTCAGCCACGCAGACCTCTTCAACGCAGACCTCTTCAACGCAGACCTCAGCTTCGCAGTCCTCAACAGCACAGACCTCATCGGCGCAGACCTCAGCTTCGCAGTCCTCAACAGCACAGACCTCATCGGCGCAGACCTCAGCCACGCAGATCTCAGCTACGCGAACCTCAGCGACGCCGACCTCATCGGCGCAGACCTCAGCCACGTAGATCTCCGCGACGCCGACCTCAGCGACGCCGACCTCAGCGACGCAGACCTCAGCCACGTAGATCTCCGCGACGCCGACCTCAACAGCACAGACTTACGCCAAACTATTCTGCTTAATACAGACTTACGTCTAAATGAAAGTATGAAACCACAGCAGCTAGCAAACGCCCAGCAGCCACTTATTTGCAATTCTCCGCTTCCACCCGATATTGAACTAGAGGGCGGCGTGAACCGGGACTGCGATCGCCTACCAGCTGTTTTGATTGAAAGATATCCAAGCGGTTTCGAGACCCTCAAAGAGGCTGAAGACTACGTATTAAATGCTCGACAGAAAACATGGGAATAG
- a CDS encoding CU044_2847 family protein, which yields MTHLAPLQLEDGSIIYIEAEETALVPETPITGETTRTAKGAGQQTRQQFQAMQDTIRTYTRQTLDAFREMAIANVDKVTLEFGVKVAGEAGVPYITKSNAECNLKITVECSFQNGQQP from the coding sequence ATGACTCACTTAGCTCCCCTTCAACTAGAAGACGGGTCGATTATCTATATCGAAGCGGAAGAGACCGCCCTCGTGCCAGAGACGCCTATCACTGGCGAGACTACCCGCACAGCAAAGGGGGCTGGTCAACAAACTAGGCAACAGTTCCAAGCGATGCAAGATACGATTCGTACCTATACCAGGCAAACGCTCGATGCGTTTAGAGAAATGGCGATCGCCAACGTCGATAAAGTCACTCTCGAATTTGGTGTAAAAGTAGCTGGAGAAGCAGGCGTTCCTTACATCACGAAAAGCAACGCCGAATGCAACTTAAAAATCACCGTAGAGTGTTCTTTTCAGAACGGCCAGCAACCATAG
- a CDS encoding ParB/RepB/Spo0J family partition protein, producing the protein MPRKLPSLVGRFDQAVTATDHAREVATLQAQIEELRRNQSPDLEKQLSVLRAQLEAQSGEQDISISLIDPNPSQPRQTIPLSSVRTLANTLDADGQITSIILIPSGERYLLWDGQRRWAAAKYLEWETIRAVIAPMPNDLHRQSLLTFVHHEDLNPLDKAEAIVKEVASAAGLEEEAIPVVLSTVLRRLERHNQVQQLNGLVSASREEQKKTISQLGIRPDEEMVLLSILELALYPPSVKSNLMSMLSLPLDLKTAIREKGLKAAHASALVSLSGKNLKVSERQARRERLDATERVLKEGLTVTQTREMLKQIKAKYIDSTEPSSKAIQSVEKKLEKLNEKNLKTASKEDLLALQRTLKSKLAQVEALL; encoded by the coding sequence ATGCCTAGAAAACTACCTAGTCTCGTCGGTCGATTCGATCAAGCTGTAACGGCCACTGACCATGCTAGAGAAGTTGCCACTCTTCAGGCTCAGATTGAAGAGCTGCGCAGAAATCAGTCGCCTGATTTGGAGAAGCAGCTGAGCGTCCTGAGAGCACAACTCGAAGCGCAGTCTGGAGAGCAGGATATCTCTATTTCTCTTATCGACCCTAATCCATCTCAGCCAAGACAGACCATTCCGCTTTCTAGCGTTCGGACTTTGGCCAATACTCTAGATGCTGACGGTCAGATTACGTCTATCATCCTTATTCCTTCTGGCGAACGCTATTTGCTTTGGGATGGGCAGCGTCGATGGGCAGCAGCCAAATATCTAGAGTGGGAGACAATCCGGGCTGTTATCGCACCTATGCCCAATGACTTACATCGTCAGTCGCTACTCACTTTCGTCCACCATGAAGATCTTAATCCCCTTGATAAGGCAGAGGCGATCGTGAAGGAGGTTGCTTCTGCCGCTGGCTTGGAGGAAGAGGCCATTCCCGTTGTACTATCTACTGTCTTGCGACGACTAGAAAGGCACAATCAAGTTCAGCAACTGAATGGTTTGGTTAGTGCCTCTAGGGAAGAGCAAAAGAAAACTATCAGTCAGCTAGGAATTCGGCCAGATGAAGAGATGGTGCTACTTTCAATCCTTGAGCTGGCTCTCTATCCGCCTTCTGTTAAATCCAATTTAATGTCTATGCTATCGCTGCCACTGGATCTAAAGACGGCCATTCGTGAGAAGGGACTAAAAGCTGCTCATGCTTCGGCGCTGGTTAGTCTATCTGGGAAGAACCTAAAAGTCAGCGAGCGTCAAGCTCGCAGAGAACGGCTTGATGCAACTGAGAGGGTGTTGAAGGAAGGTCTCACAGTTACCCAGACACGCGAAATGCTCAAGCAGATAAAGGCTAAATATATAGACTCTACCGAACCTAGTTCAAAAGCTATTCAGTCAGTAGAGAAAAAATTAGAGAAGCTGAACGAGAAAAACCTAAAGACAGCCTCGAAAGAAGACCTGCTCGCTTTGCAAAGGACTCTAAAAAGTAAGCTAGCGCAAGTAGAGGCTTTGCTATGA
- a CDS encoding type II toxin-antitoxin system death-on-curing family toxin, whose translation MEFPTLSDVLSIHRLIVAETGGQSGLRDQGLLESALKAAENRHYYEEADVIACAATYAYHLCMAHAFIDGNKRVAAAVSETFLLINGWQLRMENVALVDMFLKIADGALLRDAIEEAFRHHAVAIGG comes from the coding sequence ATGGAGTTTCCAACGCTATCTGACGTTTTATCGATTCATCGACTGATTGTGGCTGAAACGGGTGGTCAGTCCGGGCTGAGGGATCAGGGGTTGCTGGAATCTGCTTTGAAAGCAGCTGAGAACCGGCACTACTACGAGGAAGCTGATGTGATTGCCTGCGCCGCGACCTATGCTTATCACCTCTGCATGGCCCATGCTTTCATTGATGGCAATAAACGGGTTGCCGCAGCGGTATCAGAGACGTTCCTATTGATCAACGGCTGGCAGCTAAGAATGGAAAATGTAGCGCTAGTGGATATGTTTTTGAAGATTGCGGACGGTGCCCTGTTAAGAGATGCGATAGAAGAAGCCTTTCGGCATCATGCCGTTGCGATAGGAGGGTGA
- a CDS encoding tyrosine-type recombinase/integrase has translation MAKPDPVPTFIEVGVNAKPAVPAEDESEKPLQGDWVDEFLGDREIRPNTKKAYTRQLRGFQVWCEFKHWGDVGEADVSRYKEHLKNKPTKAGKIGLSPASVNQAIATLQSFFKWLATKRYITYNPTLNVEKVPAAPTETKDIEVAAVRQLAEGLEYRGQREQLSTRDTAIFELLKHGLRATEVSKLNIGDYNGQAVQVSKAKWRSDGTVPLAPNARQALDSYLGWCVRKGFDTSSGEPLFRSLSRNGYGKRLGYWGIYEMVKDLGVIAESTENVHPHRLRHTFGTQLVLNDMSPDYVRKLMRIKSPVTSERYTKRALEKKAEDAFNELIERSESGSGLF, from the coding sequence ATGGCTAAACCTGATCCTGTTCCGACGTTTATTGAGGTGGGGGTGAATGCGAAGCCTGCTGTGCCTGCTGAGGATGAGTCGGAGAAACCGCTGCAGGGGGACTGGGTGGATGAGTTTCTGGGCGATCGCGAGATTAGGCCCAACACGAAGAAAGCTTATACGAGACAGCTACGAGGCTTTCAAGTCTGGTGCGAGTTCAAGCATTGGGGCGACGTTGGCGAGGCTGATGTGAGTCGGTACAAGGAGCATCTGAAGAACAAACCCACTAAAGCGGGGAAAATAGGGCTATCTCCGGCTAGCGTTAACCAGGCAATCGCTACGCTTCAAAGCTTCTTTAAGTGGTTGGCGACGAAGCGTTACATCACCTACAACCCGACGTTGAATGTGGAGAAGGTGCCCGCCGCGCCGACTGAGACGAAGGATATAGAAGTAGCGGCAGTGCGGCAGTTAGCAGAAGGACTGGAGTATCGGGGACAGCGTGAGCAGCTGAGTACTAGAGACACGGCTATCTTTGAGTTGCTGAAGCATGGCCTTAGAGCGACAGAAGTTAGCAAGCTGAACATCGGGGATTACAACGGTCAGGCCGTTCAGGTCAGTAAAGCGAAGTGGCGCAGCGATGGAACGGTACCGCTAGCGCCGAACGCTCGTCAGGCGCTAGACAGCTATCTGGGTTGGTGCGTACGCAAAGGGTTTGATACTAGTTCAGGTGAGCCACTGTTTAGAAGCCTATCGAGGAACGGTTATGGGAAGCGGCTGGGCTACTGGGGCATCTACGAGATGGTGAAGGATTTGGGTGTGATCGCAGAATCAACTGAGAACGTACATCCGCACCGATTGCGTCATACGTTTGGGACGCAGCTCGTTCTGAATGATATGTCGCCGGATTATGTGCGGAAGTTGATGCGGATAAAGTCGCCTGTGACTTCTGAACGGTACACCAAAAGAGCGCTGGAGAAGAAGGCTGAAGATGCGTTCAACGAGTTGATTGAGCGCTCTGAATCGGGTAGTGGTTTGTTTTAG
- a CDS encoding reverse transcriptase domain-containing protein: MSGRGSPQGSISSPVIANIFLDHVLDKWFTEVVSDHCQGYCAIVRYADDAILLFEREDDAHRFMRVLPRRLDKYGLRLNKRKTQLLACGKRYARYCFQTGQRPPTFDFLGLTHYWGHSRKGYVRLKRKTSKNGYVVPWSI; encoded by the coding sequence ATGAGCGGACGGGGAAGCCCTCAAGGCTCCATTTCATCGCCTGTAATCGCCAACATCTTCCTAGACCACGTATTGGACAAATGGTTCACCGAAGTGGTGAGCGATCACTGCCAAGGCTACTGTGCCATTGTTCGATACGCTGACGATGCCATTCTGTTGTTTGAGAGAGAGGACGATGCCCACCGCTTTATGCGGGTGCTGCCACGACGGCTGGATAAATATGGCCTTCGTCTCAACAAGCGTAAAACTCAGCTACTGGCTTGTGGAAAGCGCTATGCCCGGTACTGTTTCCAGACCGGACAGCGGCCACCAACCTTCGATTTTCTAGGGTTGACCCATTACTGGGGCCACAGTCGTAAGGGCTATGTTCGATTGAAACGCAAGACCTCAAAAAACGGTTACGTCGTGCCCTGGTCGATTTGA